ACGGTGCTCGGCAACAATTTTGCTACTGCACCCGGCGGCAAGGGCGCCAACCAGGCGCTGGCTGCCGCGAGAGCCGGTGCAAAGGTCCGCATGGTTGGCGCGGTGGGCCGCGATTCCTTCGCTGGCGAGGCGGTCGAACTCTTGAAGGCCGGCGGCGTCGATCTCGGTCGGGTGGCAGAAATCGAGGGCGCGACCGGGATCGCCGTCATCTTTGTCGGCGGCGACGGCGAGAACGTCATTGCGGTCATCCCCGGCGCCAACGCGACAGTCGATGCAGCCGCCATCAGGAACCTCGAGTTCGCGCCGGGCGAGCACATTCTCCTCCAGCACGAGATCCCGCTCGCGGCGGTGGAAGCCGTACTCGATTCGGGCCGCGCGGCCGGCAGCGTGACTTTGCTCAACACGGCGCCCTTCCGCGCCGACGCCGCTCCCCTCTTGGCAAAGGCGGACTATGCCGTCGCCAACGAGACCGAGTTCGATCTCTTCGCAGACGTCCTGTCGCTCCCGGGCGG
This portion of the Mesorhizobium shangrilense genome encodes:
- a CDS encoding ribokinase, with the translated sequence MITVVGSINLDLIAAMDRLPEPGETVLGNNFATAPGGKGANQALAAARAGAKVRMVGAVGRDSFAGEAVELLKAGGVDLGRVAEIEGATGIAVIFVGGDGENVIAVIPGANATVDAAAIRNLEFAPGEHILLQHEIPLAAVEAVLDSGRAAGSVTLLNTAPFRADAAPLLAKADYAVANETEFDLFADVLSLPGGSREERMRAYAATTGRAIIVTLGGDGVLAATPQEFLKVAAMKITPVDTVGAGDTFCGYLGAGLDSGLPLGEALRRAAAAGSLACLKPGAQPAIPLSAEVDAALT